The nucleotide sequence CTAgcctatacaataattatggttAATAAGTTATGTTGACTTAATTTTGTACAATACTGATGAATAGTTTAAATTGaagtaatgtttattaacaGTCTTAGTGTTCTATGCTATGTTTTGATACTATGTTCTTATGTCCGCGATACCACGGTTGCTTTTTTATTCCCTACACTAGTTTTAGTAACTCAAAAGGTTTAGTTCTCTTTAGGATTTCCTGTTAGATTGCCACAGCATTCACATtactcataaattatatttatttttccaggTGGCAATGGCTGGCGACTTCATCCTCGCTGTGGCGTCGATGATGATAGCTCGTCTGCGCAGTGATGAAGTTACGTTGGTGCTCAGCCAGGTACTAGATAAGtcaaaaatcgtttatttttatgtggaACATaccagaataataaaacatataaacttcgaaatttgaaatattttataattaatgatctGTGAAGAATTTGAAAAACGAACCTTAGTCGCTTTCTGTGATAGCTATAGATTCTAGAAACACAATTGAAAAATTAGAATCCGTCGTATCTCTATACAATTATCGGAAAATTAAACGTGGCAAAACgtaaaaaatttttgtttgttgtattCTTTGTGATTATTAGTAagaacttataataaaatttgcattAATTTCATCATACAGCGTCTCATAAGTAGCCAGTGATCGCGGgcttcaattattatatacattaatgacacaataaaattttgattaccTTCGCATTTATCGAACATcggaattaaaatatataaaaatccttGTAAATGTGACTGTTTTAATGCTACGATGAAATCGCGAGCTTCAGCTAGTTCTGATAATTTTTGAGTTATGACTCTTCTATGCAAATGAGACTTCACACTCGAGTGACTATTTGGAATGGtggaaaataaacatttgtgcTTATATCATTTTAGGAAGCGGGTTATTACACTTCAATTCAAATACTAGTGTAACACGCGATTTTGCATGAAACAATAcatagtttttgtttatatctaatttatatattttaatagcgaGCTATCACGCTCGGagcaattttaaatcttagaAATATCATCTAGCCTACTCAATGATAATATATagcattaaacattaaaagtatAGTTGGGATTACCATGTAATACGAAATTTCGCGTCCCTGCGTAACGACTTGCCCGTTGAGGTATTTCCGATGAAAATAGTGGACCAATTTCTAAAAGTCAATCAgcgcattcgcgagccctttggcattaagagtgtacTACACGTTGAAGCGAACTAGGCACCTCGCCAAATGTCATTATCGCCAAATCAAAAtcgtaaatttaattgtatagaaagagactaaatatttttttaagttaatcaaagtgatttacttaaattattattaaaatttttggttACCAACTGTTAACAGTGAACGAACGTAGAaggttttatgtatttaactaTTTGCCGCTCAACAggaagtttaaatatatttatacaatatatagccaaatttacacaaaaggaaatataaaaaataaggaaaaatacAAGGGAAAAAGGAATCGCAAAGATATTGttagattaataaattcattaaattttgtactaGTGGTATTCGATatgtagaatatttatttcttattccaGGTGGTGACTGACTTAGTTCAAGGCGAATTCATGCAGCTCGGCAGCAAAGAGACAGAAAACGAGAGATTCTCACACTACCTCACCAAGAATTACAGGAAAACGGCGTCGCTCATCGCCAACTCGGTCAAAGCGGTAagttaaactaattataaatacatatcatTGTTTTTATGCCACGTTttcattatgtaataaatttgtgtCTCTCATACATTCACGAAAATTgcatttatgaaaaattattccGTCTATTTATTTGCTGTTTTTCCACTAAAATactcttttgtctctttccGTCGCATTGcgtttacgctgtgatgacAAGTGACAGATGCATACTTTAGATAAATTTACAATCGATACGGCGGCGTATCTCTATTGAGTACTAAATTCATTCCCCATAATTCACAAGTGTTTTTCAACTActtgaaagaaagaaagaaagaaagaaataactttattagacacaaaatacattaacttATAACTAgactataattttatgttttaattttgataagaGCCCTCTAGTGGCgcgtttaaatgtataatccTCGACTAAAGCGCCATCTTAGTGGCTCCCTGCCCTATGCATATAGAGAttgtgaaaagaaaatttacagTTTCTTGCCTTGTAgcatactatataatatatatatatatatatcgatgCAATAAATGAGTTGCATAGACTAAACAAAACGTAACATTCTTGATCAATGGGAAAAGATTCCTTTCAAAATGTTCAAGAAATTGGCATCGTGTAAATGAGCTTTAACTTTTGTTACGTTGGGTCATACGGGTTACGTCACTATAGTTTGTTTGGCTGTAatcttaatattgtaataaagtaaatatgcaACAATCCaaagtatgtaatttttgtgAACTCTAATGCACTGTTAGCGGGTTACGGGAttcaaacaacaaaatattaatcgcAGGTGGCGCTGCTAAGCGGCGCAGACGAAAGCACATGCGAGCTTGCGTTCCAATATGGACGTAATGTGGGTCTCTCTTTTCAACTGGTTGATGATCTATTGGACTTCGTGTCTTCAGCGCAAGCAATGGGAAAGCCCACTGCCACCGACCTAAAACTTGGCTTGGCTACTGCGCCGGTGCTTTTCGCGTGTGAAaaggtttgtttattttattaattgcaaaATGTGTACTTTTGAGGGCTTAACTTAAGCTTAACTTTTTCTTATAAAGAACCAGATGTGTGCAAAGAACACTTGTCAGAagagaaacttctttgtaaattaattattactaaggtaaaagccccaatagatgatcatgtaccagtacaTGAACAcgccatgtatttatatacatttctatatatacactacacactgtatacgtgctaatgataaataaacaaaaatctgcgtttactgcacaagacgttaagcgacagaattgccatctaaagttctgatatgtaactactaaacgaaaaCATCAatcaatagcgtgtatttttctcgatctccctttctcactctctctcaaacggtttcaatcgctctctccttTTTCTTccacaaaaacgctgcacatcttcgtgacatACCGTAAAAAAATACCCCCATGCGCcttaagaagtttcactttaaaaatcgGTTTATTTGtactacattatatttaaaatagttttgttttaaacttcACTCTTTCCACAGTATCCCGAACTGAATCCAATGATAATGAGGCGGTTCCAAGAGGCCGGTGACGTTGAGAAAGCCTTCGAACTGGTGCACAAATCGCGTGGTCTCGAGCAGACCCGCTTCCTCGCTCGCAAACACGGCTTAGAGGCCGCACGCTTAGCCTCTGAACTCGCGGACTCGCCCTACCAAAAAGGCCTAGTTGTTACCACCGACCTCGTGCTTAATAGGATCAAATAGAGGGACTTAAAGATAAGTGTAGTATAGGGAACTTGGTAATGATGCCCGAGGAAGATTTGCGGTACAAATGTACCGATAGGCCGGGAACTCACTGAAGGTTAGATTCTGTTTCATGGAAAAgtggtgatttttttttcaataagcTTTATTGTGTTTTGAACTGTAATTTAGAAATAGGGTTTTGTTTAAAGGATTATCACCGTTAATATGCCTAAAATGTTCTACCTTGCTATAGTTACgatattgtaaattatcttCAAATATTGGTTTCTAAGTGTTTATTCCTCGGGCGACTTTACAGAACCGTAGAATTATGATATTTAGAAAGGCATCCACAGTTCTCTTGAAGACGGAACTTAAAGACCTGATAAGATCGATTCGATTTAAGATCAGTTTTAATTGCGACACGTTTGTTACCTTGGTCTGAAGTCTATCACTGACATCGCTAGACTCCTTTACCTTTGTTCAATAACATTTTACCTTTTTAGTTAAAGGTTCAAATGGAAAAGAATTCTGGATACCTTTTTTGTGAAGGTGACGagaaattattgataatagATTATATACGAGAATGTGTGATTGATGATTGAATGTGTATCCATATATCGCGTGTGTGACAGTATATGATTATTTCGATTTGCGCCATCTAGTATCGAATTCACGCTTCAAACCACAGATtatacaaagttttattagATTGCTTTCGGAAACATAGACTATCCTTTCTGTGACCTGATTTATGTTAAGTTTTCTCTTGTAAAACTGTAAACGCTAGGGCGTATTTATAACGGTTTATTGATGTGAATAACACTAACCCGAGTGCTTACAATTGATCTTGTTTGTCGCCAAATATCGCTATAATCATTGTATGATGCTCaacttttcttataatttgcGGAAAAGgctattttagttaatttcgATGTATATAGATGTATTTAGTACTCTTTCTGACGTGCAATGAGATTTGAAAACTTACTGTATcacaaaattgttttctcGGTTTTTTCTGTATACTGGGAATGATTGGAGTTACCCACAAGTATCTTCAGAACCGATTACctcaatttctttatatacacGTTAATAAGAGGCGTATATGTATTCTTATAGTATTACTGTTATATTTTTGCACAATTAAGAGTTTTAGTACAgttaaaattgatattattgtaaataatgtatgaaataacGTTGATATTACGAATTTACGATTGTCGTAAAAGTGCACGTAGCACATatacttaacaaaaatacatatagtcATAATGTTATATGTTTGGAGCTCGACGACCGATTATCATCGCATATTTTATCGCTTTAATTTATACGCCCATATGATATTTCTTATTGTAGCGATATTGTATGTAATCGCTGAGGTCGTTGTGTCATGGGAagttgtatacatatataaagggAGAcgatgaattttatttatattatgtatgtagtcATGTATGTAGCTcatattgtttgtaaatacTTGATGTGTAAAGTGCTAAatcatgaataattttataaataatagttacagtcacattgttttatttaaataaatatggttCATTTATGACTATATTTTACTCAATGAAACCCTTACTTCCTCTTTAGCTTATCTGATActactattaaattttcaaattggACAATGATAAGTTATCAAGTAAccaaattaagtattaaaaaattggttgtctgtaaagtcataagaaaatactgatggaatggttgcatttttcaaaagaacattttaatttaatttatttgatagatattttgtatggatatagaaaAAGTAAACGgtaatcacaattgaattgatcaagttacatttatttgtacgcataatacaattatgtcatttttttaacaaacgaACGCGGAGGCCGATTGTGCTTCTTTGTCGCTTCTTTGTAGCTTGTCGCTCGTTCCCTGCTCTCGTTTgtacttcaagccttaaatgtaacgcctcagagcgaggtaacgccgcatgcgtcattttatttcgtgcgtgcagccagATCCATCGTTTTATAAGACGTTTTcacgtcaaaataaaaataaatcagtggcgctataacCTTTTTTTAGCTCTGGGCGGGATttaatgatcatttgtcaatctaataagcaagtaggtgatcagccaatGCCTCACAAATGCCGTCGATTTTTTTGATGTAAGCCCGTTTCCTCCTTCACGCTTTCCTTGTAACGCTTCCAATgtaaacaaacattaatttcTTGTTTAGATTCTGAATTGACGTCTTCACATAATTCaactttgtaaatatgttcttgtaaataaaaagaaactatGTGCCGAGGCAGCGgctaaatgtaacaaaaatgaatttaattcaaaGAGCGAATGTACTTGGCGGCTGCTGAATCTCTGGTACTGTCCATACATAcacaatagaaaaatattataagtaaactAAACGTCGATATCAGATACTATAAAATGaagttagttttataaatagaaaattcgtCTTTCATATACTGCATTAACCTAACTATGGCCTAACGGTTAAGCGTGCGATTCTCAACCGCACCCTAGCTATACAGCCATGCTATAGGTATTAAAAGGATGGCAACGCACTTACGAGCCTTCTGACAAGGTGAGATTCCATCAAATGAGCATCCTacccgtttgctccctgttacttaaaaattaaatgaatcatTAATGTATTGACAATTGTATAGATTTTAACCATCTAATTATACAGGATATCGACTTCATACATTTATCGCAGTACATATATTCTCTTTGAAGTATTAGTATATTGAGTACAATGTATCGTGCTTGCGGATATTGATCGCCTCGTGACAGGTACGGCCCGGTCGGTGTTTccgaaaaaatacttacaatatataaaaaaccttCGTTCAAACCTGCAATGTTCTTTATAGGTCAAGTATCATTCTAATTCAGTTTTCGATCGTTCTACTGTAAATACTAAACTAATATTGTTACGTTAACaaagtaatcaaaataaattagtaataataaaaattggcgTTTATATAAGCCCTAAATATACAGGTACCCTTTTTATCAATACGGTGTTATATCTAtgaaataactattaatatatttactctCAAAGTGTCCTTAAAAAGGAGCCACAATATATGTTGaatataattgtgttttaagAACGCCTACACAAAACTGCTTTTGTTggtaatttactaataatatattttaacagattGTGTAGTCTGATATATCTCTGTTTGTTAAAGAGTGTTTTTCggatacataatttatatcgCTCAGATAATTTgccgtataaatatatttaatgacaatttacattcataaacgatattatgtatacattaaatatagttccgttgaaatattttgcaaGTCTCAATTCTTACATGCAATGCGTGGGTTCATAAGATATTCTGTTTGTATACAAGGttatttggatatttttattatattattcatcgATGGATTGAACTTGAGTTATCTATACAACTGATAAAGTACTTGTAGTATTTTGAGTCACCCTtcatgaaaatgttttattggaATTAGTACAATTGATTTAACAGTAACTTtatttaccaattcttaaatgtGAGTATCCATGAGCgactgtatcacttaacatcaggggagcccgtttgcccctgttatATCTCATAACATAAAGTGTCGAAATTTatcatacaaaacaaaaaaacccCTGTGTTAATATGTGTTAGTTAACCTtcggtctaggcctcagatttccgTATCTGTGTCgtgaacatttattttgtttaataggcaagttggtgatcaTATTTCTGTGCCTTGTTCgagttttgggtctaaggtcacctcacgatgtttttcttcaccataGGAGCGAGTGTTGAAAaggcacatagaaagaaaaattgGTATTAAgccaacactaaagctatttattagttatttgtattacacaagtgaaaaataataaaaacattcgaAAGAAAACTAACAATGGAAACATTTCCTTAAGCGTGcaactttgaatttattcaaaCGTAAGGTCATTTCAGAAGCAAAGTTGGCAGTTGTAAACGGATAGCTACAGCCTACATtcgttttattgaaataaattctaaatctttatatacttaattgcttagttattaaaatttgtgctataaatgtttaatgtcCCATACCAACGCTTAAGAAGGTaggtaaaattcaaatttggaatgGCAATGTGTTTttcgacaaaaaaaaaacaaattttgcttgatttaaatttcgtaGTATTagatgtgttttgtttgtaaggcGGCTTAGTGGTCCCTCGTCTGGATCAGTGCGGCTACGAGCATTTCAGAGACGACGTGCTGAACAAACTCGGCTAGAAGGGGAACGGCTAGCTCGCGAGCGTCGACAGCAGCTAAAACGTGAAAAGTACGAAAGCCAGAAACAGGTtagtttgaattattaataaaatacatagaagATGTGCAGTGTTTAAATCAGTCAATCAGAAATTCCACTGGAGTTCTTCACagcaaaatgtaaattaatacatttgtggtacaatgaaataaacaagATTAACAAAATTGCGGACAGTAATTGAGGAGTGGGCGAATTTTAGATGAATTAAAAAGACACTATACACACACACTCAAGTTCTTTGTTTACTGTTACTTTATGGTGTATACGCTATAATGAAAGGAGAATATCTATTCTAGATATTTGTgagctaataaaaatatataattttaggcTACATTACAgtcaatttaatgaaaataagttATCTGTTTACTAGATTGCCTAGTTTATACTTTTTGATGACACTTAACaaatgattttcttattttatgataaactGTTTACTGTAAGCGGTGACATAATGTGCTAATATAGTATGATTTAACAGCTCTTTGTTCCACTCTATACGCAACAACTGCAGTAggtattcataattttattgctcATTGCATAAGTGacaataaacagaaaacaacATAAAGTTACAACCACGAATTGTGTATTTTCCTAGGACGGTGGAGAAAGTTAACAAGTCAATAAatagaacataaatattttccttcctagtaaaatactagaaaaatattttctaataataaaaaacgatGTTTCTAACAACTACGGCATTGAGACAACTGAAATTCGAATTATAACAATAccgaataaataatgtatcgtTGGTAACTTACACATACGCCATAACAATGAGATGTTAGGTGTTATTGTCAATGTAAACCCTACCACACGGTAAACAAATTTTGTATGGAAATGACATTAGCTGTCGCTTTGTCACGTGAccgttttcatacaaaattcttCTGGCGTTAGTGGGTCACCCCTGCCGAAAAGTAAATTTGTCTCAAGCCTCTAGACGTCGATAAACGTCAAGGTGTATACTTGGCGGGAAAACATATCAGTCGAtagcttctaattttaaaaatgtcgtcatttgtttttttttttaaactaagccGTTGTAAAAGTTTGTGTGAATATAGgcaagagaagaactggcttCATACGAGCCATGGGGTCGTGCTGGTGGAATTCGTTTTTCCGATATTCGCGCCGAAGGTATCTACCCAGACGATGAACTAAaggttaataaatttttataatttttagcaTCTTAATTTCATAGTAGTTTTTTATGGTGCATGTTTTAAATTGCAATGAAAAGTCTGCTACTTAATTTTCTAcgcctaaaaaatattttcgcgCAAATAAGACTAGCCATTGAATGGTCTCAAGGGTGAACAATGAAAACATGTAATGATAGCAGAGACTTTCTGAGTAAAATGTAATGCTACAAAAACGTCAAGCATGCGAATGTTTggataaacttttaaatattaataataatatattgaatgcTATTTTTGaccaaaataaattgtatcgtTTAAAGAagacttaaaataaagatatcatGACTTAATGTATCAtaaaggttatttttttaaatttaatttttaatcgttGCGGTTGTCTTTAAACATATAGTCTttctaagttttatattactgTAGATTTCTGTAGATTCTCGTCTCGTAGCAAACTAACTTACAaacttaatgtatataaaaattatacatgcctaaaaaaactaatcctTTTGAGGATGGGTAGTAGTAGGCGtataggtttattaaatacgtaGTGTAGTTATAATAAGTGCAAGTCAGTTATCGCAAACATAGTATCAGAACATTATAGAAAACTGTTAGTGAATATTACCTTCACTGTAGAAAATTATGTCAACGGAATATTACGTATTAGCCATAATAATTGAATCGGCAAGATTGGAATTCATGTAAAGTACCAACTATTTGGTAAACATTTGTAGGAAAAACGGTTATATACTTCAtgcgtattatttattatcgtgtaagctatttataattaatcataatagCGACATTGAGCTTTAGGCAGTCACGTTGTAAAGACACAGAATGCAATAAGCTATAAAAGGTAAAGGGTCATGTGATGTAAGTTTGATTAAATTGTGCTAATAACCCAGGTATAAGTATGGAAGCGtgtgttgttttaaatttattacgttGCAGATTCATTTTCGACACACAACTTGATTTCTTATTTCGTAATCGTGTCGCAGAATTTTCGATGTTACGTTAAGTATCAGACTGCTCAtctagaatttattaattcaatatttcacGACCATTTCGGATTTCTAAATCATGTGATGTGAATGGAAAATATTGCAGtgtttttactaatttaatttaaagatttatatctttatgtatttatttccatggatatatacagtatttaggTTACCTACTATTTTTGTTcttaaacttaaacaaaaaaatcaatggcgcCTTTCGCCCGGTCTGGGCCTcggatttctgtatctttttcaagattatttgtcaatctaataggcaagtaggtgatcagcctgctGTGCGTCACATATGCCTTCGACTTCTTAAGTCTTaagcatgccggtttcctcacgatgttttccttctgtGTTTGAGCGAATGGAAATACAAACATAGATAGTGCATTGGTGCTCAGCCCGGGgtatcgaatctacgaccgcatgagagtcgcacgctagcAGCTAGGCCAGCACTACTTTCTTAACCTTATATTaacactaataattatttaaaatcgatatacttatagaaaatttaatttttttttttttaataaataacgtttGGTCCCCGAATGgacctttaatgctggcagcatttcctgtctattaaaaatattgtagataaaatttaaaacttaagtaTTCAATTGATGTTCACTTTAGTATTGATGGTTTTATTCCAATTCAtcgtaattatttcattttctacGTGTACCTATATAACTTAAGACAAGCCGAGTCCATATTTTACCGTTTCCATGGCACAGTTGGTCATCgcttgataaattaaataataccaaaTACATGAAGTCATACATAATAAGAACTGTGTTTTTAAACTTGTCTCTACTAACTAAGTATTCATGTAAAGGTGATAATTCCAGGGTATTTCTCTACACGAGTCATGCCAACGGTGGTCATCACCACAAAGACGGCAGCGTCATGGACACTTGCGTCTTCGCGAGGACCCTCAACTCTGCTTTGCCGAAATCCTGAGACGATCAGTAGAAAATGACATCAGATACAGACAAACCCCGGAACAACAGCAGGCCTATAAACAAATGCTAGGTCGCTTTCTATTACCACTAACTATACAAATTATGTACCAACCTTGCTAGACGTCATTAAACTGACGCACATTCCAAGATGGCTATCGACTAGAGATTCGGAATCCTGTTGGAAATAGACAGTTTTTTATAGTTTGAAATGCCCGTATCGGTTCATTATGATTTTGGAAAGCGTACTTCTGTAGATTTTACATAAGCGTAAATAGCAGAAAAATACACTCTTTTCCGTGTATTAAATGATgtcaatacaaatatatattcaacGTACTTCATGTACGTCAAATACTTAGCTATAAAATAGTGATTTAAGGTATTAACCTTTATTTAAAGCGCCATGTAAACTAAATATCACTAACACTCAGTGTCCTACtaataccaattttttttcaaatcataTTTACAACTGTAAAATGAATCAATATCGATGTGCATAATGAACCCAGAgtttaatttgtgttaaaattaaaaattagtgAAAAAGCACtaagtacattatttaaatgaaaatttaaatattttctaatccaattataattttatcacgtaaatttgttaacaatatattgtatacCCTAGGCCTAGGACCAAGACCAAGAAGTCAGTGTCACAATTACTTTAGTAGAAACACGTCTAtggcatattttaattttatgttgtcTGTGGTACCGTCAAATTCAGCGCATGCTCAGTGATATACGGCAAATTCGCGCCATTCATTTTCAATATGAAGGAAATGTATTTACTTgcttttaacattttgttttacatattacaGATGAATTAGTTAACGAAAgacaaaaagttattaaagatGAGATCAGAAATAATTTGGAATATGAACGGAAAATGGTAAAAACTTATACagaaatttctattaaattaattaaatatttcttatgatTGGTCGGTTTTAGCACTCTATGGAAGGACCTTGGGGCAAGCCAGGTCCAGGTGGCACGATTTGGAGGAATCCACGTAATATTGGATTAAACTTTTCAAAGTCCATGGTAAAATATAACTTCTCGTCATACATCATCATAACATCGCTAATTGTTTTCGCAGCTTGCGTTgcatttttaccttttttgtggtaaaactttaaaatgtatcaatttttttcattagatTCACTCATCTTGACTaaacgaaaattaaataaaaatcacactttttcctaatttgaatttggttttatcttcttttaaatttaaagttttacacCACCAGATACCAAAACCTGCCAGATTCAAATAGTATATATCCAAAGTAGTTCATACCTACAATAATGCGAAAAGACTTTCCcgaatctattatttatttagtcgagttacatacaattattattatttccctTGCTTTTCAATTATGAATTAGTTGAGGTGTTAATAGCCCATGCAGCGACAGTCGAGGTTAAATTAGATATGTatgtaacttaatttaaaaatattcaattaaaagtgcattaattataattttatttgattctagaaaaagtaagtaagtagTTACATTGTAATActcttattttgtaaaatttcacTATAGGTCGTAAAAGATTGAGTGTTTTGTAAGTActgattaataattgtttatttcatatttgcaTACTCTATGAAACGTAAATATCAATCAGTTTTACAGCTTCATACTACATTCTAGGAGTATTTCAATTCTTAATTCTTTTCCTAGCCGTGAATTTACATATACTTGAagttatattatcataaattacAGGGTTGGACAGATAATGAAATATTCAATGACATAAAAGGAGACCAAAGACGCCTAAAAAGATCTTCACTTACTTTGCCAAACGTAAAGAGAGCTGatgattataaaaaactgACATCTAAAGAGCAAAGTGACAAGTTGCCAAATATCAATCTGTCAAATCGTTCCCAAGAGGAGCGAATTGAGCGGGAAAAAGAGCTAATACAATGCTAtggtaaaaagaaaaagaagttAGTGAAAAGAATACCAAACGGCGATCGGTTACGGAGAGCTGAGGATAAAAATGAGAAGCTGACACCTGAAGAAACAATTTTGCGTTTGACCGGTGGCATAGAATTAGTGCCGCTTTTGGCGCGACGAAGACGCGTGGGCGCCCGAACTCTGCCCTCTAGTGACGTCACGCGACCTCCGGAGGAGAAATGCCAGTGAGTTTTACTTTAGTACTGCGGATGTTGCCTACATTGATATTTATCTTAGCATTTTTAACggttatatataagtaaatataagtggttatgtattaaattttgctGCAATTAAGAAGTtacataatattcaatatacttaacctacatagcaataattattgataatcagaaattaaaactaagtgtacctttaatgctggcagcatttcctcactGTATTGCTATAGTTATTTTGGCCTAAAGGTTTAGATACCAggcaataaactcaa is from Pieris rapae chromosome 7, ilPieRapa1.1, whole genome shotgun sequence and encodes:
- the LOC110996942 gene encoding all trans-polyprenyl-diphosphate synthase PDSS1, with the translated sequence MACLSSSRLCARVQDKFMCQFGPKVRRQTVFVKLKPPGPTPLRIFGKTCQRVTTCGPACGSSGALASGAMRRLASSMQSTSTGSLPDYGAQIVDPYRLLEDDLNGIYEDIRSELERNTNQPELNTIATYYFDGQGKALRPMVAILMAKAVNYHVYGENSALLPSQRQVAMISEMIHSASLIHDDVIDQSDFRRGKPSVNVLWNHKKVAMAGDFILAVASMMIARLRSDEVTLVLSQVVTDLVQGEFMQLGSKETENERFSHYLTKNYRKTASLIANSVKAVALLSGADESTCELAFQYGRNVGLSFQLVDDLLDFVSSAQAMGKPTATDLKLGLATAPVLFACEKYPELNPMIMRRFQEAGDVEKAFELVHKSRGLEQTRFLARKHGLEAARLASELADSPYQKGLVVTTDLVLNRIK
- the LOC110996959 gene encoding golgin subfamily A member 6-like protein 1 isoform X2; the protein is MFNVPYQRLRRRLSGPSSGSVRLRAFQRRRAEQTRLEGERLARERRQQLKREKYESQKQAREELASYEPWGRAGGIRFSDIRAEGIYPDDELKGISLHESCQRWSSPQRRQRHGHLRLREDPQLCFAEILRRSVENDIRYRQTPEQQQAYKQMLDELVNERQKVIKDEIRNNLEYERKMHSMEGPWGKPGPGGTIWRNPRNIGLNFSKSMGWTDNEIFNDIKGDQRRLKRSSLTLPNVKRADDYKKLTSKEQSDKLPNINLSNRSQEERIEREKELIQCYGKKKKKLVKRIPNGDRLRRAEDKNEKLTPEETILRLTGGIELVPLLARRRRVGARTLPSSDVTRPPEEKCQWRDISTDDYLRQLKQQMRVKCLQKEENRRNSAESVKQHHATWSSLWGRPGHGAPQQRGRYARSNLAQLLYVAPFNDYIENV